A window from Pichia kudriavzevii chromosome 5, complete sequence encodes these proteins:
- a CDS encoding uncharacterized protein (PKUD0E00100; Pfam Domains: Mito_carr(4.4e-61)), whose translation MGVPVKKPDPFHSFIAGGVAGAIECVATYPLEYAKTRLQLVEKSNKMPRNPLVLISTVARTQGVSAVYVGCPAIVVGNTAKVSVRFLGFGCVKRALVDKDGKLSGPGGVIAGLSAGLLGSVAVTPAEAIKTAKIDDKQSLKPKYQDGVCGTFRLIKDIGVKGLYSGLLPVAMRLGADSAVRFGSYLKMKGALQDWSNTPRDKPLSSGMTFLLGAFAGVVTVYTTMPIDTVKTRMQSLDASKQYSSTLDCFVKIFKNEGVMTFWRGATPRLGRFILSSGIIITSYEKMLVILA comes from the coding sequence ATGGGAGTACCTGTGAAGAAACCGGATCCCTTCCATTCTTTCATTGCGGGTGGTGTTGCCGGCGCAATTGAATGTGTAGCTACGTATCCATTGGAATATGCGAAAACTCGGTTACAACtagttgaaaaatcaaacaagaTGCCAAGGAATCCGTTAGTGCTTATCTCCACGGTTGCGAGAACACAAGGAGTAAGTGCAGTGTATGTTGGTTGCCCTGCAATTGTCGTTGGAAATACAGCCAAAGTCTCTGTGCGGTTTCTTGGATTCGGATGCGTCAAAAGAGCCCTAGTTGATAAAGATGGTAAGCTATCTGGTCCAGGGGGTGTTATTGCTGGTCTCAGTGCTGGTTTGTTAGGAAGTGTGGCGGTCACACCGGCGGAAGCAATTAAGACAGCCAAGATTGATGATAAGCAAAGtttgaaaccaaaatatcaagatgGCGTGTGTGGAACATTTCGTCTAATCAAAGATATAGGGGTTAAGGGTTTGTATTCTGGTTTACTACCAGTGGCCATGAGACTAGGCGCAGACTCTGCAGTTCGGTTTGGATCATATTTAAAAATGAAAGGAGCTTTACAGGACTGGAGCAATACCCCAAGAGATAAGCCATTAAGCTCGGGTATGACTTTCCTATTGGGTGCATTTGCTGGTGTTGTGACTGTATACACAACCATGCCAATTGATACAGTGAAAACAAGGATGCAATCTCTTGATGCCAGTAAACAATACTCAAGTACTTTGGATTGTTTCGTtaagattttcaaaaatgaaggCGTAATGACATTTTGGAGAGGAGCAACGCCTAGATTGGGAAGATTTATTTTGAGTAGCGGCATCATTATCACAAGTTATGAAAAAATGCTAGTTATTCTTGCTTAG
- a CDS encoding uncharacterized protein (PKUD0E00120; similar to Saccharomyces cerevisiae YLR077W (FMP25); ancestral locus Anc_8.7) — protein sequence MFPMRTFKATYADKAVSLRLLNRRILHTTAVRLAEEDAKNAPKSTTDIEDDDTLKHLYKRKYQFVQKQNLEDPYNVLHESQHQSNSYGEHQNSSQSDDEKTFQLTQRLKFIAGGVAALVITLGSLEVYNNWSFLKSKYFGNGELESFDEMYERIKNKKQKKKQELELFAKTITNPNDSSVPGVYVCGDNRSQLVSDEKDYQLIPVFKRIDAFDNMIVKDVAIGDKSGALIDERGSLYQWGAGFGGDPRIPSIKGKNLKKVQISNDTVYVLSEKGDVFYLPESHELQNQHVHKQRGWFGSYDVKFQKLDTLKRKIVDIRAGSQHLVLLDDKGKVATTATGYDNGIEQSYGQFGLPEFSQFDAPPRINEIHDVVLLNRYLKNGKVAERKITQIAAGDFFTLCLDQAGSVWAFGKNTYGAIGSTINFDTEIIPYPTQVKFISSHFKRSEFPRCVSIAAGGESAYATFSSSNMYELFERSLKDGAGGQPTFEPLGEVEESKLHLSWGHGLKGELGLGHFIHGSSEPKKIKVLNDIKEYNEITNKLEKIGIKSWSAGKNHVVVTLQNNDVYVWGDNEFGQLGNGKRIRAGAPINIPSLLEPSDREVKYSRFNDRLQLIDNGKVHQEIVAGNYTTAIVYKKD from the coding sequence ATGTTTCCCATGAGGACATTCAAGGCGACATACGCAGACAAGGCAGTTTCACTCAGACTGTTGAACCGGCGTATATTGCATACCACTGCAGTTCGATTGGCTGAAGAAGATGCAAAGAATGCTCCGAAATCTACAACAGACATAGAAGACGACGATACGCTTAAACACCTATACAAGAGAAAGTACCAGTTTGTCCAAAAGCAAAATTTAGAGGATCCATATAACGTTTTGCATGAATCCCAACACCAGTCAAATTCTTATGGCGAACATCAGAACTCTTCTCAATCAGACGATGAAAAGACGTTCCAGTTAACCCAAAGGTTGAAATTTATAGCTGGAGGCGTGGCGGCGTTGGTTATCACTTTAGGAAGTTTGGAAGTGTACAACAACTGGAGCTTCCTCAAGTCTAAATACTTTGGCAATGGTGAACTGGAATCGTTTGATGAAATGTATGAAAGAATTAAGAataaaaagcaaaagaaaaaacaagaattaGAGCTTTTTGCAAAAACCATAACTAATCCGAACGACTCCTCCGTTCCAGGTGTTTATGTTTGTGGTGATAACCGGTCGCAACTGGTTTCCGATGAGAAGGACTACCAATTGATTCCAGTTTTCAAGAGAATCGATGCATTTGACAATATGATTGTGAAGGACGTTGCAATTGGAGACAAATCCGGTGCCCTTATTGACGAGAGGGGTTCTTTGTATCAGTGGGGTGCGGGTTTCGGTGGAGATCCCAGAATTCCAAGTATCAAGGGcaagaacttgaagaaagtCCAGATTAGCAATGATACCGTTTATGTGCTCTCAGAAAAGGGAGATGTTTTTTACCTTCCAGAGAGCCATGAGCTACAAAATCAGCATGTACACAAGCAGAGAGGATGGTTTGGCTCATATGATGTtaaattccaaaaacttgacacattgaaaaggaagattGTCGACATTCGGGCCGGTTCACAGCACTTAGTCTTACTAGATGACAAGGGGAAAGTTGCCACTACTGCCACAGGATATGACAATGGCATTGAACAATCTTATGGTCAATTTGGTCTTCCAGAGTTTTCGCAATTTGATGCACCTCCAAGAATAAATGAAATCCATGATGTTGTCTTGCTCAACAGGTACTTGAAGAATGGTAAAGTTGCCGAAAGAAAGATCACGCAAATTGCAGCTGGGGATTTCTTCACCCTCTGCTTAGATCAAGCAGGCTCTGTTTGGGCTTTTGGTAAGAATACATATGGTGCCATAGGTTCAACGATTAACTTCGATACTGAAATTATCCCATACCCTACTCAAGTGAAGTTCATTTCTTCCCATTTCAAGAGAAGTGAGTTTCCTCGCTGTGTTAGCATTGCAGCTGGTGGAGAGTCAGCATATGCGACCTTCTCGTCATCAAACATGTATGAACTCTTTGAGAGGAGCTTAAAAGACGGAGCAGGCGGTCAACCCACGTTTGAACCATTGGGAGAGGTCGAGGAAAGTAAGCTCCATTTATCCTGGGGTCATGGCTTGAAAGGTGAGTTGGGATTAGGCCATTTCATTCATGGCAGCTCAGAGCCtaagaaaataaaggtTTTGAACGACATCAAGGAATACAATGAAATTACCAACAAACTCGAAAAAATCGGTATAAAGAGCTGGTCTGCCGGCAAGAACCATGTGGTGGTCACTTTGCAGAACAACGACGTCTATGTGTGGGGAGACAACGAGTTCGGCCAATTAGGCAACGGGAAAAGAATAAGAGCAGGGGCTCCTATAAACATTCCATCCTTGTTGGAACCTAGTGATAGAGAAGTAAAGTATTCGAGATTCAACGACAGACTACAGTTGATTGACAATGGCAAAGTTCACCAAGAAATCGTTGCGGGAAACTACACCACTGCCATTGTCTACAAGAAGGACTAG
- a CDS encoding uncharacterized protein (PKUD0E00110; similar to Saccharomyces cerevisiae YER067W (RGI1) and YIL057C (RGI2); ancestral locus Anc_7.248) → MKKDNNKVALEPRELTHLTSEPKVRNAKEVEFDSLDKFEEYIKNESWDDEYDRLKVHLEYLPPFIEHEIHGDEENIKPQMNALNKKFRRHLHQHLTKHLLPQINKMSGIKYNFKEIDEGLVPEHNGLDSVYRWHYNDDGNHGFDEQDYKCRSHWKAQLDVICNSNGPYVHVDFVCHP, encoded by the coding sequence atgaagaaagaCAATAATAAGGTAGCTTTGGAGCCAAGGGAATTGACCCATTTAACGAGCGAGCCAAAGGTAAGGAATGCCAAAGAGGTGGAGTTTGATTCGTTGGACAAGTTTGAGGAGTACATCAAAAACGAAAGTTGGGATGACGAGTACGATAGACTGAAGGTGCATTTAGAGTACCTCCCACCTTTCATTGAACATGAAATTCACGGTGATGAGGAGAATATAAAACCTCAAATGAATGCCTTGAATAAGAAGTTCAGGAGACATCTACATCAGCACTTGACAAAACATTTGTTGCCTCAGATCAATAAAATGTCTGGAATCAAATACAACTTCAaggaaattgatgaaggtTTAGTGCCTGAACATAACGGACTTGACTCGGTTTATAGGTGGCATTACAACGATGATGGAAACCATGGCTTTGATGAACAAGATTACAAATGCAGGAGCCATTGGAAGGCACAATTGGATGTGATTTGTAACTCCAACGGTCCTTATGTCCATGTCGACTTTGTTTGCCATCCTTAG